The following nucleotide sequence is from Dunckerocampus dactyliophorus isolate RoL2022-P2 chromosome 7, RoL_Ddac_1.1, whole genome shotgun sequence.
GCCGTCCGTGCGGAAACTCTCCCAGGACTTTAGTTCCGCGTGAAGtgcttagatcactctagtaataaattcaatgagaaaaatagcataaataaccgaaacggtacgcaagtggaccgaaccgaaacagttcaatacatccatgtgaaccgttacacccctaatcaaTTGTAGACAGAATTATATAGTTTATGTAGAAATGCATTGAGGTGTTGAGGTGAAGTTTACTTTTAGCAATATCTCAAAATTTTTCCTCCTTACAGCAGTGCTGCCGAAGAGTATTGGGCCCCTAACAGACGGGTCAGTGGAAAACCAAGCCATGCACACGCCCCCCATAGGCGACAAACCTCCCAGTCAGAGGGGGCGCAAACCTGGGCGCAGGAAAACCAAGGGGCCTTGGAATCAGAAGACTTCTGCGGCGTTAGGACCACCCAGCATCCAGACGACCAAAGGCCTGGAGCCCATTAAGATCCCCAAGAAACGAGGGCCCAAGCCTGGACGTAAGGTAGGCCGGGCACCCTCAGAAGTAGACTAGATGAGTAACAATAATGACTACATGGCCTTGTCTCGGTTGCGCCTTTTTGCAGTTGAGTTGGGTAAAGAGAGCAGGCTGGCTGCAAGACACCATGGCAGGACCTGGCCGGCCAACAGCAGGTCCAGGACGACCCCGCGGCAGATTGCCGGCCAATTGGGCCCAGAGGATATCCTTGCAACAGGCCCAGGCTTCACCTGTCAAGATCCCAAAAAAAAGAGGGCCCAAGCCTGGCAGCAAGGTAgcagtcacacacacaacaaacctGTACTTGGCAAGACAAGCATATTGTTTTCTCCAATAATAACGTAGCGACAAGGGATTTTTGTATTTAGGCTGCCTACCAGCCCGTGTTGCCAATTTTATATCGATTTCTTCTGACATTTCTTGGCCTGTGGCTGAAATTTGTAGTTGCTGTTCTCCCTGTGACACATAAAGAACGGTACAAATGCTACAATGCTTTTTTGTCCAGAGAAAACCTCGCCTGGTACCTAATGCAGTCCCCACGTCTCCCACCAGCAGCACCCCTGAGCCTGACACCAGCACCGTACCCCTCGACAACGCCACCATCCCCAAGTCTGCACTACAGGCCCCCACAGGTACAATGAATAATATTATCATAAATTCTCTTGTATTATTTACCTACACTGAAAAGACGACGGAGTGTTAATTGAAAGCAggtgataattggagagaggctttTGAAAAGTCATTATATACAACAAGTAAATGTGACGTACTGTAGCTGTCTTTGACCATATGGTCATTTActacaacagaaccaatgttgttatAGCGGTGAGGACCAAACTGCTCATTCGGCCTTAATATTGCTGATGAGTTTGTTGTAAACAACaatacggcaagtgtaacactcATGAAtgtcacaccaacagctgagtagcacaaccagctttttaaagcgcatgcacacagagataaagctgctgtaaagcacatgcagaggtagataaagctgctggaagCTGACAACTCataatacttcaaatgcagttgctgccatcttgtggagttaagaAAAACAAGGCATCatgaggttgcctacagccacagactCACCTCCTTGTGGTTTTGCCTCCCTTAGTTTGTGTTTACCTAAACAAGTACGGCAAAATGGGACCCCATCTGGACCAGTGGCGCATTCAGAAGCTGCCGGACCACTTTGGTCCAGGTCGGGCGTCCTCTGTGCTTCAGCAGTGCGTCCAGGCTTGCGTGGACTCTGCCCACGACCAGGCCACCGTTTTCTCCTGCCTCAAGCCCGGCCAGGGGGGTGAGGTCATTTCAGGTAATGTGCTTTCTGAACGGAACAATGAAATGTACTTGTGATGTTTTGTGTTGAAATGAAATTGTATGTGGCATCCAGCCTTCTTCAACCAGCAGCAGCACACGCTGACGCTGCCCACCGTCAGCAGCGTCACCTACGTCCTCCGCTTCCTGGAGAAGCTATGCCACAACCTCCATTGTGAACCCCTCTTTGGCAGTCAGCCTGTTGCCAAAGGAAGCCTGCACTATGACGGACGCACCTACGCCGCAGGCGAGTCACCATGAAGTTTCATTTTGTTCCTTCAAGTGCATTGCAATTGTTGGCAATTAGAAATCTAACAAGggtaataattttaaaaagttggcTATAATGTTTATTCTGTATGCTTTTAGACAGGAGACGTTTGGGAGATAACCTGACAAAGGGTCCTGGACGAGGCACCAAGAGGCTCCTGCAGAACTCGTACAACATCCCCCTACCCCCAAAACTGGCCAAGAGCTCCCGTCCTTCAACTGATGGTAATTAACTTACTGCCTACcatctgaacctccgacgtcacttcctgtccacgccaccggaacacatttacagcataaCACAtgagtatgagtcttatttatgtcttaaatggcttattgtcTCTTAACATgtgtactatattaggtaatacgagtgtaaaagtgactataggggtgttatttagtgcctagagggctctaataatgttaactgtattgagaaggtcgtaaacagggtttatatgctctaactatgaaaatatttgattgataaataaggaatcctccaTTTTCGATgtcgcttaatcctcactagggtcgcgggcgtatgctggagcctataaacaacctttcacatCACATACAATCACGTAATATTAAGGAGtcggacaggaggacacaaacatgctacgtgagctacagtgctaacattagtcacattttaacagcaacatcttgttatgttagcctattcactgataGTTGGCAAAGCTCCAAGCTgcactttaagatgtgtagtgaagccttttttggagtgtgtgtgcgtgtgtgttttttgaggAGGAGAAGGTTGTTCCTTCATTACGCCATGAAAAACCGCCACATCAAAAGTGACCGTTAGAGCAAAAAAAGTGgagcaagtgagggagatgatagatttttacatttggtgctcataaacaggctctagggacacacaaCACTATTAGAATATCGTTAAAAAGTCACTCTTTTGGGAAGCTTTTAAAGGGGGAGTGCTGGAGTCAAAACTATTGATTAGATGCCCTATACTCACTGCAGTTgagtaagctattttttaataaagTCAGCGGCTGTCAAGCTCAGTTAATTTCATGTGAGACATTTACTTGTATAGGCAGGTGCCCCTGCAGTGTGCACctgattaaaaacagcagcagtaaaacAGGACCTGTACGGTTTAACTTAATCAGCTTTGTGTTTCCTTAAATGACTGTTAATACGACCGTGCCTTAAGTTgtcttttactttatttgcattAAATAGTTGATTTCAGTGGCTTTTCTTGTATTGGTCAGGGGAGTGCGTGGAGAGCAACGTGGTGGCCGCAGCAGCAGAGCACTTAAAGAAGAGCCCCCTCTCCCCGAAGTTTTTGGTGCAAAAGTCGGGTGTGCGCCATGCCAACTtgtcaggtacacacacacacacacacaccacatacCTGAAAAATGAGCAAAGGGATGATTTTAGTGCTCCTTCAGGCTCGGGCAGTTTTCGGGAGAGCCCCAGGCCCAGTGGTCAAGACCCCAACCTTTGGAGCGTAGAGGAAGTCATGCAGTACATTCGGGACATCGACCCTGTGCTGGCGCCGCATGCCGACCTATTCAGGAAACATGTATGCATACTTTCATAATCATCATTACGAGGGGTGTAACGGTCCGTGTTGtcattattgcatttttttttttactcgcgATATACAGTAGTCATGCAgtctttgttttgcatttagTACATACCGAACTGTTTTTATGGCGTACTGTTCCACCCCTGATGATGATTGCACACACTATGGTTAGGTTTCACAAACATTCAATAACGCGACCGTCCTGTGCGACAGGAGATCGACGGCAAGGCACTGCTGTTGCTGCGCAGTGACGTGATGATGAAGTACATGGGCCTGAAGCTGGGCCCCGCCCTCAAGCTCACCTTTCACATCGACAAGCTCAAACGAGCGTGATGGGTCAGAACCGGACCCAATGGGCAGTATTTGACTCATGTAACGCCTCCGCCACATCTTCACACAGCAGCCGCCGTCTTCTCTGGAATCACATCCACCTCATGTAATGAGGACGCTTCTATTCAGTAGAACAGTCTAGCCTAAGGCAgcatgcattgttttgttttacatataatatttcaactggctTTATTGCGTGGCCTGTTTTTCTACTGTTACATTTTATCTTGtacatttcacctttttctaCTTGAAAttcaccttttttaaaaaagctaaaTGATGAAATCACTACATTCATCCCAATAAATGGGAATGCTTCAAACGATTGTCTCTGTTTGAGGCACACACAACTACAATATGAATTAAGGTGAGaataatcacatttttatgactaaataatcatttttaaaaagattctTGAGAATACTGCCACGAGAAAGTTTTTCTTGTTATGGATGTCGTTTACAACGTCTTCACTTTtgttatttgtactttttacagttgtttttgATACGATGTCATCAGAGTTCCTACCTGAAGAGAACTATCATGTGTAACACTGTTCAATACATTTAGAATGGTGGAACTTTTCATTGATTTGGTGTGATTATTTACGTGCGCTCAGGGATACATGAAATctaattatactgtatattgctagTGTAGCTGTAGTGGCAAATGACCGAAAGAGATGTTCATTTCAAAGCTGTAgttttgtaaatattcatgatacaaatattcatattcattttatgaattttacatattttaatatatgaTGTTGCATTGAAAGATTTTAAGAAAAATCCacttcagttattttttttactcgtACACTCACATGGAGGACAAGCGGTGCAGAAAATGGACGAGTACACCCACCTGCCACATTAGCTGCTGTACATTACATTAAGTTATATCTGTCGTGGGGAATGTGAGACtggaaatagatttttttttttaatccaggattttaaaaataaaaagatttttacattttcaagaaatagcccctttttaatttatttttcttataaaCCGTCATGCCACAACATTATAGACGTATTCAGTTATACGCAAGAGCTGTAGTGGCAAACAACTCTAGATCGATAAATTCTTCTAAAATACATGTTGAGTTTAAAattttatacaaaaaataaaatgtggaaTTTATACAATTGTCTCAATAAATGCATATCCACTATTAATGTACCGTTGATTAGATTGTGAGatattaatttttgtttttcaaaaacgtTTAACGCTTAAAATGAAAATTTGGCCAGGGTAGGAATGAAATTGGgataaaatatgagaaacaaatatgatgcagtgcagttgcgCACCGAGGTGCCTCTCCGACTCACCCGCAGGGGGCAGCAGAGCCTCGTTGAGTCCAACCCTCGCTGTCTCCTTGGTGTTTCTCCTTGGGTGATATGTTGTGCCATGGGTGTCCACATCTCCATCTGTTCCACTCAGCGTGTTGATCACTGGgttatttttacaccagtgGCCACACTTTATTGGCACGCTTCATTAATAGCAATTTTGCATCCTGCATTTTATTGATTCTGAAGGTCAAGTTGTGCTATTTTTTCCCTTAAAAGCTGTTTTGTGATGTTTCCATTATTTGTCATCACATGAGTGGGCTAGTggcccttgtgtgtgtgtgtgtg
It contains:
- the LOC129185212 gene encoding polycomb protein SCMH1-like; the protein is MRKPMPQKAIEWKDARRIKHARSGRPVRGPSLYQGHFSWEKYLKETGASAAPTSCFRQSLTPPLNEFKAGMKLEAQDPRNTTSTCIATVVGLTGSRLRLRLDGSDNKNDFWRLVDSSEIQPIGNCEKNGGMLQPPLGFRLNASSWPMFLLKTLNGAEMAPPRIFHKQEPPAPEQNSFQVGMKLEAVDRKNPHFICPATVGALRGVEVLVTFDGWRGAFDYYCRYDSRDIFPVGWCTLTGDNLQPPGTKAVLPKSIGPLTDGSVENQAMHTPPIGDKPPSQRGRKPGRRKTKGPWNQKTSAALGPPSIQTTKGLEPIKIPKKRGPKPGRKLSWVKRAGWLQDTMAGPGRPTAGPGRPRGRLPANWAQRISLQQAQASPVKIPKKRGPKPGSKRKPRLVPNAVPTSPTSSTPEPDTSTVPLDNATIPKSALQAPTVCVYLNKYGKMGPHLDQWRIQKLPDHFGPGRASSVLQQCVQACVDSAHDQATVFSCLKPGQGGEVISAFFNQQQHTLTLPTVSSVTYVLRFLEKLCHNLHCEPLFGSQPVAKGSLHYDGRTYAADRRRLGDNLTKGPGRGTKRLLQNSYNIPLPPKLAKSSRPSTDGECVESNVVAAAAEHLKKSPLSPKFLVQKSGVRHANLSGSGSFRESPRPSGQDPNLWSVEEVMQYIRDIDPVLAPHADLFRKHEIDGKALLLLRSDVMMKYMGLKLGPALKLTFHIDKLKRA